In the genome of Methanococcoides burtonii DSM 6242, the window GCACCCTATCGCTTCATCGTACTTTTCAAGGTTACAGAGTGCATCACCCTTGTTACTCCAATATGAATCATTATCGGGATTATGTTCAAGTGCTTTTGTATAATAATCAAGTTCAAGGTTTACTATTTTCTCTATGTTTAAGAAGATAGTCGCAGCATCAGAATCAAATTCTAGATTAGTGTTTTTTCGACGCTCAAGACTATTAATCATTGTTTTGCATCTTTCAATCTCTCTTCTGATGACATCTAATTCTTTTTCTGTCCTTTTTCTTTTATCCCGTGCTATCTTTCTATTTAATCGCGAGATTTCTTTTTTCTCTTTCAAGTATTTCTCAACAATATTCCTAATATCGCCTTTTGTAAGATCAGTACCTTTTGACTCTGCCCATCTCATCAAATCTGGTAAAGCCTGTCCTCTTTTAATGTTAACACTCATCCATGTCCTACCAAGTTTGGTACAAACTTCGTTTGTATCCATGGTTACGTCCAATAACACAGCATATTCTTCTTTATCGTCCCACTTTCTTTGAAAAATCTGATCTCCTAATCTATTAATTCTAAATGCCACGTTCTCTTCAATCGTGATAGGGTGAAACATTTCACTCATAAAATCCAAAAAGTTCTGTTGTTGTTCTTTATTCATAAGAATGGGGTTATCAAAATCGACATTTCCTTTGTCACCAATAAGTAATGTCATTTTCAAATCCCCCTTTCCATTAAGTATTCATTGACCATCTTTTTAGTGATTGGTGCAGAATAACCTTTCAAATTAATCCACGAATAAAATTCAGGTATGAAACTTCCTCTTTTCATGATGATGCTCATGTTCGTTCGTCCTGTTTCCCTGCTTAATTCTTCATTACTATCGGCTTTCAATAGAGCAAAATAATCATCTGCTGTCCATTCAATCATTTGTCGGCTTACAGACCCCATCCTTTTAGAAACTTCTTCTACTTCTCGAACTCCAATATCAGAATAATTGATTTGCATAAAATCAATGAATTTTTCGCGTTGATCTTCGGTCATGTGAATAGGAGCTTCAAAATCAATGTAATTGTTAGTAACATATATTTTCATTTTCAAACATCCACCAAATAATTAAAAAAATACTTCCCGAATAAATTCGATGTTTAAAAATGGTTTTCCAAAGTATTAATACTTTTTTTGGAAACAAAATTACTAAAAGTGTTGCTAATCTGAGATTCAGATGAAAATTGTTTTAACAAAAATTCCAGCTAACCATTGAAACAATTTATTTTATAGAAATATCCAACTTTACAAAAATCTAGCGTACACTTTTTCAGTGTTGTATATATCCCCGTATGTTGGTGCAGGGGGTGGGATTCGAAACCACAACTTCCTTTGAAATCGGATTTTAAGTCCGATGCCGTTATCCTGCCCTACAACTTCTGAACTATTAAATTGTGTAATGTTTGTAGTATAGAATATTACATAACGGCACAGTTTGCAGTAAAAATGTCATGACGAAAAAAGATACTTAGTATTTCATATCAGATTGGAAGAAGAGTACAAGCATCTTGAAAATCTCGTTGACAATCTCTCTGAAATTTTTTCAATCCTAATATAATCATATATTATGTATATTGATGTTGATCATCCTTTGCTTCTATCTATCATACTTCCAAACCCCTTACAATTATAGAAGCAAGACAAATCATTAGCTTATATTATGGATAATAATGAGTATTTTTCACAGTGGTATTAGTAAAGACCTTACGAAGGCACATAGTTATATGCAGCAAGTAAAAGATAAACTCCAAATAAATTGAATATCGATAATCATTTTAATATTAATTATTGTCCAAGGCTAATTCCTTTTAATATTTCGTTTATTCTAGCTTCCACCAATTCATCAATCTTGGATTCCATAAGTTGTGTAAGTTTTCCATCGGTTGTTTTTATTTCAGTATCAAGTTTAACTGCTGTTTTTATATCAAGCACCATTGAACAGCTACTGCAATACTTGGAATCATGTGGGTTAAGGGTTTTACAACGCGGACATTCAATTGGTTTGAGTTCAAGTTTTTCTTTTTTGATCTCATCTTCTATTATACCGTAAGAAGCCAGCAGTTTCTTTTCAACATCATCTCCAGATAGATGGATGTATGTGGCAGGCATTTTTGAGTCTGCTTCCCAACCAGCGATGATTCTCAGCTCAGTTTCTTTGAAACCACGTTTAACGAGATCAGTAAGTTTTCCATGTCTGAATGCATGTGGATGTATGTTTTTCTTGATTCCTGCATCTTCAGCAACCTTTTTGAGTGTATTCTGAACTGTACGAATATCGAGCCTTTTTGGTTCATTTCCAGTGTTTCTGAAAGTGACAAACAAAGGTGATTCTGGATTATTTTTGTATGGATGTTGGTTTATCCATGCTTGGAGGTCAGGCACTGCTTCAATGAGTCGAATTCTTCTCATTCCAGTCTTACCTTCAACAACTATCACAGCTCCATATTTGTCAATCTCCACATGTCCAATGTTCAGGTTCAGTACTTCAGTAGCTCTTGCGGCACTATCCCATAATGTCATTATAATTGCTCTGTCGCGCTGAGTTTTACATGCGGGAATAAGTTTCTTCACATCTGCTGGTACAATTATCTCTTTAGTGGGTAAGTGGTTCTTTGGAGTACGGGTCTTGATGTCTTCAAAAAAAGTGTTATCTGGCTTTAACCACTTGAAAAAGAGTCTCAGATCGACAATATCATTATGGACTGTTTTTGGCTTATTGTTTTTTCTTCGAAAAAGTATATAGCTCTCAATGTCTTTTTTTGTGATTTCATTGATTTTTTTGTTATCGTGGTGTTTAAGGAATGTGTAAACTTTCCATAGCTTTGTATTGATGGTAGTTTCTTTGAAGTTGTTAAGTCCAAGGCTTCTTGCATAGTCTTCTAGCACTTCTTTGTTTGTTTCATCAAATTCAGGTGCATATTTCATACTTCATAACATGCTTTATACACTTATAAATATTACGTGGCCCTGTATGTAGGGCTTAGGACCCTGTCTCGTAGGAGTTCGTGCGTTCGAATCGCACCTCCCGCACTAGCTTTTTTAAATATTTGTAGCAAAATCACATTTGAATATTTATGTTACATTCAATATGAATTCTAAAATTAAATCTATTGTTATGAGCTCGAATCTTCCTGATAGCTCGGACATAGCGACACTGGCAGGAATCGCAGTAGATTCCCTACTGACTTTTGTAATGTATTGGTACCTATCAAAGAAAGGTAAGATTGTTCACAAATATAATTTAGTTGCTTCAATAGATGCGATTTAATCTATAGTGAAAATATGGATTAATACACAAATGTATATATGTAACGATTGTGTATGATGATTATACATGACCAATTAGCTAGACGGAGGAATCAATAATGCGACTATCGATCAATAAAAAGAACCGCAGGACGCGGGAAGTTGATAATATCGTGAGAATCGCGAGGGCAGCATCCTCTAGTGCGAAACAAAATGCATTTAGTCATGGGATATCAGTAGCAAGACAACAGGGTGAAAACATTGTCATGTTGCATCCAGATGGAAGTACTGATGTCATCAAGAGAATTGAAAATATTCCTGTGACACTAAACAAAAAACGATACTACATATGAAACAACGTATGAGGGTATTTGCAGGACCAAATGGATCAGGTAAAACTGCAATTGTTAGTGAATTTATTGAAAAAAGGGATGAGCTGATCGATCCTAATCGTCATGTTAATCCTGACGACCTTAATTTATTGGATGTTCTTAATTTTGATAACTTCGGAGTAAAAGTTGATGAGAGTGATTTTCGAGATTTCGTACTCCAATATCATTTTTATGAAAAACTTGGCATTACCATTGAATATCTTAAAATTAAAGACAACTGTTTTTACATAAATCAAAAAAGTTCATACATGGGTGCAATGTTATCGGATTATCTTAGGCATTGTCTCATAAAAACAAATGAACGTTTGTTTTCGTTTGAAACTGTTTTATCCCATCCATCAAAAATAGATTTTCTCAAGGATGCAAAAGAACTTGGTTGGGATGTCTATCTGTATTTTGTAAGTACAAACGACCCTGAAATTAATTGTGTTCGTGTAGCACAACGAGTGCAAATGGGTGGTCACGATGTTCCCCGTGAAAAGATCTATGATCGGTACACAAAGACCAACAATAATTTATTTGAAGCTTTAAAGCACTGTCGTAGGGCATACATTTTTGACAATTCTGAAGAAATGGAATTAATAGCTAAAAAAAATCCAGATGGTTCATTAGATCTATTGGTGGATTATCTTACTTCAGATTGGTTTAATGAGTTTGTACTTTCGAAATTGAATAAGTGATGTTTATATCAATATTTGACTTCAATTAAAACAAAACTGAGGATTTCTATGGAGCCGATTTACCAGTCTTTCAAATCTATGGTTTTGTTTCTTATCACTATTATTAATGAGAATGTTAGATTCTTAAATTTCTAAATTAAAAAAGTATTCATCTCTACAGGCTTATATATCCGTGTAGAGACCCTTTCCGTACAATTATCTATTCAAATAGAACTCGATCGCTTCTGCCAGTTCCTTATGGTCCTTGGCATACTCCTCAATGTCCATTCCCTGAAGGTATGCATCACATGCCTGAACCAGTGCCTTTGCACCTGACTGGGTGCCTCCTGGGTGGGAGTGTACGCCTGAACCCATGGTCGTGATGAAATCTACATTCTCCATTACATCGATGAAGGGTTTCAGTTTCACAGGGTTAAGACCGCCGGAAACGATTGGGCAGCACTTCTTCATGGCTCTCCAGCTATCATCTTCGAGAATGACATGGTGGGCAAGGTCCTCATTAACAAGGTTGATGACATCCTTGTCGGTATCCATTATCTTTGACCATGTCTGCTCAAAGAAGTGTCCCGGTGACTTCAAATACTGGATGCTGTGGGCGGCAACAACATCTTCTGCAGGTGTACCTTTCATCTTACCAATACCGGCTGTTCCGGTGTGTATCCCTGAAGCACCGGCAAGGCGTGCGAACTTTGACAGTACCAGAACTGAAAACCCGATGGGGTTCTCCTGTCTTGTAAAAGCACCATGTGCAGCCCTGTGGAAGTGCAGGAACACATCGGGATATCGTCTTCTGAGTGTTTGGACCGCCATCCATCCGGCTGTGATGCCATCTATAAGGAATGCATAGCTTCCGGGCTCGAATCCTGCATTTGTGATCATTTCGCACCTTTCGATCATGGTATCGAAATCAGCGGCTGAAACATTGAACGAGTGAACCTTCTTCTGACCGGTTTCTTTCACAGCCTTGTCCATGGCCTCTTTCACATGTGCGACCATCTTCTCATACGGGCAGAAATCCTGATTTGCCTGAGGCTCGTCATTCTTGACAAAATCTCCTCCACCTACCCAGAAATCATAACATACTTCCGCATATTCCGCTGAGGTAAGTCCCATCTTTGGCTTGACTATGGTTCCGAGGATTGGTCTGTCATAAACATCAAGGTACTTTCGCATATCATCCACAGTATAGCTTGGACCGTCATACTGTTCCAGCATGGATGGCGGGAACCATATATCCATTAGCTTCAATGCCTGGATCTCTTTCATTCCAAGGATATTGCCGATAATGTAGGTCAGTATATTCTGGACATTTCCTCCCCTGTCAAAAAGCCTCCACGGATAAGCTATCCATACCAGCTCTCTCTCCAGATCAAGCTGATACACCCGAGCGTTCATGGTTCTGGAAAATGCAGTCTCAGTACTTACTTTGATATTCGTACCGGTTGATGATTCTGCAGCGATCTCTGCAGCCGCTTGCAGTACGTTAAGATCTCCTCCCGGTATCATGTGAAATACTGCGAGAAGGAATTCCCCATTGGTCGGATCTGGTAATTTCAGATCCACATATGCCTGTTGTTTTGAATCGAGCGATTTTACCAGGTCCTCATAGATTAAACTCATATAGAAATAATAGTTTGCAATCTATTTGAGTTTTTTGAATACGTCATGGGAGGAAAAAGGAAATACTATTCGCTATAAGTGTTTTTGTGAGTAGTGGTATTCTATGATCTGCAAACGACTGTTCTAAAAAAGAATGACGAAAAAGAAAAAAAGATGCTTTAATAATTAGTTCTACACTTATCCGTCATTTCCGATCGCTTCTGCAGAACAGGAGTCCATGACTTCTTCGCAATTCTTTTTTTCAGTATCATTTTCCGGCTGCTTGAATACAAAAACACTCGAACCGTTGTCATTCATCTTGAAATTATTTGGAGCTTCATCTATACATTTCTGACAAGTGATAAACTCATTCTCGACATAAAAAACTCCTTCTATATTTTCAGCTACTTTATTTTTTACATCTGCCACATATAAGTCCCCCGAAATCGATATATAATCCTCTTTAAATTTGTAAAGCTGGGTCTTTATAAATTTACAGAAAAAATATGTGCAGTAATTTATTATAATTTAGAGAACATCCTGAAGGGCATTAGCAGCTACGTAAACACTGCCAATTCCGCAGATGTACTGTGTGATCCTGATGGTCTGCATGATCTCTTCCTTTGTAGCACCGGCATCCAATGCCTGCAATGCAAGGGAACGCACTCCGTTAACAGCACCCTTTGATGCATCGAGGGACAATGCCATCAGGAGCTTGTACTTGTAAGGGATTCCATTTTCCGGGAATGCGTTATGAAGGTTTTCATCCAAAAGCTTGACGAATTCCGGGTCATTATCTGCTATTATCTGAAGTGGGTCTTCTGGCATTTTTATTATCTCCTTATGTGTGTCATTTATTGAGAGCTAACTATTTATGATGATTCCATACCATTCATTTATCGTTGCTCAGGTCAAGAACAATATATCTTTTCATGGTCATTATGTTTATCTGTAAATAACTTCCATAAATACATGTTATATCTTGTGATCCGGGGAATTAATATGAGCTATTCACTTCTGGCAATATCCATATTTTTTGAGATATGTGGTACCGTCTGCATGAAAATATCCGATGGCTATTCGAACATTTCGGCATCTCTGATGATATTCGTGTTCTATGGTATAAGTTTCAGTATTTTCCCATTCGCCTTGAAGAACATTGATGTAAGCCTTGCCTATGCCATCTGGTCCGGGGTGGGGACAGCATCCATGACCTTGATAGGTGTATATTATTTCAAAGAGCCTGCCACTACCATAAAGATGGTTTCCATATTCATCGTCATGGCCGGTGTTCTTGGATTAAATCTCAGTGACAAGCTGGCATGATACACTAGGAATCTACTTATGACCATTTTCATATATTGATCATGCCAGATATATATAATTCTGGAAAGAAGTGACCTGTAGCAACAGCTAAATATTTTCTACTCCCAATTACGATATAATAAATAATTGGGGGTAATCTATTGATATCTGTGATCTCGGTACTTGCTGATCTGTCACTGACTCTTCAAGTGATAGCTTTTGTAATGCTTCTGTATGCGATAAATCTAAGGAAAGAAGGTCTCAAAGAGCATGGGAGGGCGTCTTCTCTTGCGGTATATGTAATGGTCCCTACGATATTGTATATGTTCTATTCTATCAGTCTGGGCTTTAGACTTCCTGAATATGGAATCATACTTGGTATGCACCGGCTTCTCGGCTCAATAGTTCTGATCTTCATAATTCTTTTTGTGACCAACAGATGGAGGTTCAAAAAGAAATTCCATATGGATATTGTAACAGTATGCTGGACTTTGACCCTGATGATGGGAATTGCTGTCTATTTGATATCTCATGCTATCTCATGCTATCTTATGATATCGCTTTTCTTTTTTGCGATCTGCCTTTTCCCATATCACACTCTCAAATGTTCCTGATCTTCAATCCTTTCCTTATTGCTTCATTAAAAGCTTGTGTACAGCATTTGCCAAGTGGGTTCTTGATCTTGCATTGTGACCTTACTTCCCTTTTGATGTCTGTCATGACATCTTTCATATTATCGGTACCGGCGTTAACAACGGTTTTAATGACCTGTTCTTCAGTTATCTCATTGCAATAGCACGCATACTTTGGATCAGCACCCTTTTTGAACCAAATCGGTACTTTCAGATAATTGGTTTTGAATTTTGCTCATGTTTCCGTGAAATATGCAACTTCACATTCTTCATTCATGCAGAGCAGATGATTTTCATCAATATTATCTTCCATCTTTTCTTTTTTCACAAGATGCTTTACAGTAATTGATCCAACCTGTTCACTGCTATATCCACAAATCGGGCACGCGGTCTTCTCTTTGCAAGTATCTATAGTTATAGTATCAGTCACACAACAATTGTTGTTGCTCGAATCGCAGCAACAGTCATCACTTTTCGAATTCCTGTCACAGCAAGATGTTTGGTTCAATATCTTATTATTCATTTAAAGCACTCCTTTGGATGATCGGATTTTTTCCAATACCAGCATTAGAGTAAATTCGTCCATATATCAATTCGTTTGGGTTTCTATATCCCCTTTGGTAACATTTGTCGAAAACCTTATAAACGATTAATCGTTATAGATATGTGCAATCATTAATCGTGACAAATTGCACTACACCAACAAGGAGGAATACATATATGGACACATATTACACAGGTTCTATGATGGAAGAAGAAGAGAAGCTTTTTGAATGGAGAACCGGCGGCTTAAACATTGATGGCAACGGATTGTTCTTTGCTACAGTGGCCGGGTCCATTGCACTTATGGTCCTCATGAGGGTTTCATCTTATAGCAGCCTCCTTTAAATGGGGGAATGTCGGAATTACCGGTAAACTCCCATATTTGTCTTGCTTTTCCTTATTTTCGTCTTATTTTTTGTATCATCGTTTGAACTGAAGTTTTTGGAAATACTTCTGATGATAGTCTTCTGCAGGAGAGAATTCAGATGCTTTTACTATCTCTGTCTTAATGGTACTATCATACTTTCCTGAACGCTCCAGTTGTTCCCTGGATCTGAGTGCAGCTTCCCTTTGAGCATCGTCATGGTAAAATATGGCTGATCTGTACTGTGATCCATGGTCAGGTCCCTGACTGTCCTTTGTCGTAGGGTCATGTGTGTTCCATAATACTTCTAGCAGTTCCCCGTATGTGATGACCGATTCATCAAAAATGATGTCTATGGATTCAGCGTGTCCGGTCGATCCCGTGGAAACATCCTTATAAGTCGGGTCTTTCAATGTGCCGCCAGTGTATCCTACTTTTGTTGAGATCACACCTTCGACTTTGCTGAATGCAGCTTCAACACCCCAAAAGCATCCTGCTGCAAATGTTGCTCTTTCCATTGTCGATTCCTCTCATTTATCGTTCTTTTTTTCCTTTTCCTTCTCTGAACCTTCTGTAAAACCCAATGATGCCGAATTTATACAATATCTTTTTCCGGTAGATTGAGGTCCGTCATCGAAAACATGTCCAAGATGGCTTCCACAGTTTGAACATTGGATCTCAATCCTTTTCATAAAATAGCTATCGTCGATAACTAGTTCCACACGATCATTGGAGATCACTTCATAGAAACTTGGCCAACCTGAGCTGGAGTCAAATTTATTCTTCGAACTGAATATCTCCTGGCCACAAGCTCCACAGCTATATACGCCGGGTCTATCGTTGCGTAACAGCTCGCCTGTGAATGGTATTTCGGTCTTCTTTTCCCTTAGGATGGCATACTGTTCAGGCGTCAGTAATTTTTTCCATTCTTCTTCAGAACGGTTAATTTTTTGTTTCAATCCCACAACCTCCTTACAAAAGCTCCCATATAAAAGTTATTAATACACACTTAAATAATTTCGGTTGTAATTCTTGGGTTTTATATTTATTTCATTTGAATGTCCTATTTCGATCGGAACCTATGGAACACTAATATTTTTATGCAAACGTGTCCAATACCCTATGGGGTAATTTAAATGACCGGATATACAGAGCTATGCAGTTCAGATGATGTGCCGGATGGGGAAATGCGCAGTTTCGATTCAGGTGACAATAAGATTCTGGTAGTAAATCATGGTGGCAAGTTCTATGCCATCGATGCTATCTGTAATCACATGGGTGGTAAAACTTGTGGATAGTAAGCTTTAAGGATAGCACAGTGATCTGCCCTCGTCACAAGTGCGAATATGATGTGACATCGGGTAAGATCAAAAAAAAGCGGGTTTTTTGTGCAGGCATTTTCCGGCAAATGTAATGACCAGATATCTTATGCTACAAAAGTTGAAGGCGGTATGATCTACGTGGATATCTGATCCTGCTGTCTTTTATTGATCGGTGCGATTTTTGGTGTGTTGCTGAAATTGTTGAACTCGATTTACTGCAAATATTTAAATAAAGTTCCTGCACTCCTTAACATATGAGCCTTTTTTTAGCCGCAGTATTCCTTGCTTTTGTTTTATGTGTACTTAGTATCTTCTTAGCTAATGTTGTAAAGAAACGAGTAGCTGACACAGCAAATGGTGGCATGTATCCGAAAGGCTATTGGTTTGGCATGGGTATAGCTTTTGGTCTTTTGCTTGGGATGCCTCTTGGTATTTCCATCGGAATAGCTTTAGGAAATGTTGCTATAGGCATTGCTATTGGTCCGGCACTTGGGATGGGCTTTGGTACTATGATAGGTTACGTGCTTGAGAAAAAACATGTAAAGAACATTCGCCCACTGACAGAAAAAGAGTCAAGGTTGCAGAGGGTGTTCATTGTCTTTACCATCAGTGTTCTTATTCTGGGTGTAACTGTGCTTTTCAGTCTTGTTTATCTTTATGGTCTGATCTAATTGCATATTCTTGAATGACTAAATATCTATATTAGTTCTGCATTAATAATTGGCTATGGAAATTCTGGACGTTATCCCCTCATGGCTTTCGGGGGATGTTGCGGTTATTTTTTTTGCTTTCTTTGTCGTCATATTGACATTTTTTACAGCCAGGTTGACTGACCGGCTGCTAAAGGCATATTTTGTGCTGGCAAGCAAGAAAATGAACATCGATGAGACCACTTACGGACTTGTACGCCGCATTATAGTAGCAGTGGTCTATTTTGCCGGTTTACTTGTTATCATTTTTCATTTTGAAAGTCTTCGTGACCTGTCCATAGCCCTTTTTGCGGGTGCTGGATTTGCGGGAATTGTCGTTGGTATGGCTGCTCAGAACACTCTCTCGAATATCATTGCGGGTGTTGCTCTTGCGACTTTCAGACCTTTCCGCGTAGGTGATCTGTTGACAATTCATGGTGAATATGGCAGGGTCACTGACATAACTCTTGGTTACACTAAGATCAGGACCTGGGATAACAGGCGTTTGAACATTCCCAATCACGTAATCAGTGATGAAGCCATCATCAACTGGTCCATCGATGATCCGACGGTCAACTGGACAGTTGATATCGGTATTAGTTATGATTCCAATATTGATCTTGCAAGAAGGATCATGATAGATGAGGCCAGTAAACACAAAAATGTAATGTCATACGAAAATCTCCAAAAACATAATTCTCATGAAAAAAAGGGGGAGGAGGTCTCTGTTCTTTTGACCGAACTGGGAGATTTTGCAGTAAATCTCAGGCTTTATGTATGGGTCCGGGATCGTTCGGTGTGCTTTACTACGGGTTGTGATCTGAAGGAAGCCATCAAAAAGAGGTTTGATGCTGAAGGTATTGAAATTCCGTTCCCTTACAGGACGATTGTATATAAGAAAGATATTGAACAGTCACATAAGGGAGACTTTGAAAGGTCTCGTGAAGAACCTGCGGCTTAAATCCCTTATTCTTTTTTGAATAGCTGGCAGCGTATGTAGGATTTCAGATAGGTTTCCTTATCCAGCATAAGGCCGTTATTTTTACATATTTCAACATATGTATTGTTCCAGTTATCTTCATTTGTTTTGAGCATGAAGAATGGCAGCAACATTGCACTGGTGAGTGCCATTCTTGGTCGGGCACAGTCGATAAGGACAAAATATCCTCCATTTCTTAGTACCCTTGAGGTTTCTTTTATGGAGCCTCTTCTGACTTCCTCATCGGTTTCGCAGAATGCTACGCTTGTTACCACTATGTCGAAAGCATCATTCTTGAAAGGGAGTTCATCCATCGTTCCTTTGTAGAGCGATATCTCCTCTTCCATTCCCTTTGTTTTTGAATGAGCATATTTCAGTTGTGTGTCGGAAAGGTCAATTCCATACACTTTACAGGTGTGCTCTGCCTTTTTCTCTATCTCTATATCAAGGGATGCTGTACCACACCCAAGGTCGAGTACCTTCATTCCTTTTTCAAGAGGTAGTTCACCTGCTGCTTTTTCGTAGTATGAATGTCCAAATCCCAACAATGTGGCAAAAATATCATAGTTCCTTCCGCCATAGAGTAACCCAAATTCGTTCCCCTTTTTTCTCATCTTATGGAATATATGTATATATTGATTATAAATTTGTTATGATGATCTATGGGAACCAGACAAATCATAATATTTTTGTAAGGCATTGGCTGATAAATATTTTATACTACAATTCTGTTCTTTAGTACAATTAGAACAGAGAATGTGCAATTATGATGGGTCGATTCAAACACGATGAGTATATTTTCTACGGTGAACTGAGCATTGATGGGAATCTTGTGACTTCCCTATCTCACGATGGCGGAACTTTTGAGATGTCCGAGCTTGCTTTGCTTCCACCTGCTAAACCTTCTAAGATAGTTTGCATTGGTCTGAATTATATTGACCATGCTGTCGAACTTGGCATGGATGTTCCTGTCGAGCCTGTCATATTCATGAAGCCACCTTCTTCGGTCATAGGGTCTGGTGATAAAATAGTTTATCCTGCAATGAGCCAGCGTGTGGACTATGAAGCGGAGCTTGCAGTCGTTATTGGGAAGAGGTGCAGAAACATCGATTACGAGGATGCAGGTGATGTCATTGCGGGGTATACATGCTTTAATGATGTGACTGCTCGGGACCTGCAGCAGAAAGATGGGCAGTGGACACGTGCAAAGAGCTTTGATACTTTTGCTCCTCTGGGTCCGTTCATTGTTCCGGAAGGGGACTTTGATCCCAGTGATGTTTCTATTAAATGCAGGGTGAATGGCGAAGTACGGCAGGATTCCAGTACTTCGAACCTCATATTTGATATACCACATCTGATAGAGTTTATATCGGATATAATGACATTAGAGGTAGGTGACGTTATTTCTACCGGTACTCCTCCTGGTGTGGGGGAATTACTGCGCGGGGACGTTGTCGAAGTAGAGGTCGAAGGTATAGGCACTTTGGCGAATGAGGTGATATAATGCTATTTGATCAGATCAACAGAGAACTTGAGCTTACTGAACGGCATTTGCTCGTTCTTAAAAAGGTCATTGAGAATGGGCCTATAGGTATATTGAAACTTGCTGAAGAGACGGGGATGCCTACGCATAAGGTCAGATATTCTTTGCGTGTCCTTGAGCAGGAACATCTCATAAAGCCATCATCTCATGGTGCTACTGCCGGAGATCTTGCAGAAGAGTTTATCGGGAAATTTGAAGGTAATATAGGCAATATTCTGGAGAAAATAACGCAGATAAGGCATATTGGGGATAAATTCTGATATCTCTTTGTTTTTAATTATAATTTATTATGTTCTACAATTAATTTGATCCTATGAGGGTATTTAGATGACCTTAAGTGATGAAGATAAGATTACGATTGAGAAATTTGCGCTTCAAAACGCTGTTAAATATGGAAAAGCACCTCAACTTGGAGCTGTTATGGGAAAGGTCATGGGTTTATGTCCTCATCTTCGTCCTCTTTCAAAAGAGGTTGGTCCTGTTATTCAGCATGTCCTTGATGAGGTCATGAAA includes:
- a CDS encoding site-specific integrase; this translates as MKYAPEFDETNKEVLEDYARSLGLNNFKETTINTKLWKVYTFLKHHDNKKINEITKKDIESYILFRRKNNKPKTVHNDIVDLRLFFKWLKPDNTFFEDIKTRTPKNHLPTKEIIVPADVKKLIPACKTQRDRAIIMTLWDSAARATEVLNLNIGHVEIDKYGAVIVVEGKTGMRRIRLIEAVPDLQAWINQHPYKNNPESPLFVTFRNTGNEPKRLDIRTVQNTLKKVAEDAGIKKNIHPHAFRHGKLTDLVKRGFKETELRIIAGWEADSKMPATYIHLSGDDVEKKLLASYGIIEDEIKKEKLELKPIECPRCKTLNPHDSKYCSSCSMVLDIKTAVKLDTEIKTTDGKLTQLMESKIDELVEARINEILKGISLGQ
- a CDS encoding ribulose-bisphosphate carboxylase, which produces MSLIYEDLVKSLDSKQQAYVDLKLPDPTNGEFLLAVFHMIPGGDLNVLQAAAEIAAESSTGTNIKVSTETAFSRTMNARVYQLDLERELVWIAYPWRLFDRGGNVQNILTYIIGNILGMKEIQALKLMDIWFPPSMLEQYDGPSYTVDDMRKYLDVYDRPILGTIVKPKMGLTSAEYAEVCYDFWVGGGDFVKNDEPQANQDFCPYEKMVAHVKEAMDKAVKETGQKKVHSFNVSAADFDTMIERCEMITNAGFEPGSYAFLIDGITAGWMAVQTLRRRYPDVFLHFHRAAHGAFTRQENPIGFSVLVLSKFARLAGASGIHTGTAGIGKMKGTPAEDVVAAHSIQYLKSPGHFFEQTWSKIMDTDKDVINLVNEDLAHHVILEDDSWRAMKKCCPIVSGGLNPVKLKPFIDVMENVDFITTMGSGVHSHPGGTQSGAKALVQACDAYLQGMDIEEYAKDHKELAEAIEFYLNR
- a CDS encoding ferredoxin: MADVKNKVAENIEGVFYVENEFITCQKCIDEAPNNFKMNDNGSSVFVFKQPENDTEKKNCEEVMDSCSAEAIGNDG
- a CDS encoding carboxymuconolactone decarboxylase family protein; translation: MPEDPLQIIADNDPEFVKLLDENLHNAFPENGIPYKYKLLMALSLDASKGAVNGVRSLALQALDAGATKEEIMQTIRITQYICGIGSVYVAANALQDVL
- a CDS encoding DMT family transporter translates to MSYSLLAISIFFEICGTVCMKISDGYSNISASLMIFVFYGISFSIFPFALKNIDVSLAYAIWSGVGTASMTLIGVYYFKEPATTIKMVSIFIVMAGVLGLNLSDKLA
- the msrA gene encoding peptide-methionine (S)-S-oxide reductase MsrA, translated to MERATFAAGCFWGVEAAFSKVEGVISTKVGYTGGTLKDPTYKDVSTGSTGHAESIDIIFDESVITYGELLEVLWNTHDPTTKDSQGPDHGSQYRSAIFYHDDAQREAALRSREQLERSGKYDSTIKTEIVKASEFSPAEDYHQKYFQKLQFKR
- the msrB gene encoding peptide-methionine (R)-S-oxide reductase MsrB: MKQKINRSEEEWKKLLTPEQYAILREKKTEIPFTGELLRNDRPGVYSCGACGQEIFSSKNKFDSSSGWPSFYEVISNDRVELVIDDSYFMKRIEIQCSNCGSHLGHVFDDGPQSTGKRYCINSASLGFTEGSEKEKEKKNDK
- a CDS encoding Rieske (2Fe-2S) protein; translated protein: MTGYTELCSSDDVPDGEMRSFDSGDNKILVVNHGGKFYAIDAICNHMGGKTCG
- a CDS encoding mechanosensitive ion channel family protein; the encoded protein is MEILDVIPSWLSGDVAVIFFAFFVVILTFFTARLTDRLLKAYFVLASKKMNIDETTYGLVRRIIVAVVYFAGLLVIIFHFESLRDLSIALFAGAGFAGIVVGMAAQNTLSNIIAGVALATFRPFRVGDLLTIHGEYGRVTDITLGYTKIRTWDNRRLNIPNHVISDEAIINWSIDDPTVNWTVDIGISYDSNIDLARRIMIDEASKHKNVMSYENLQKHNSHEKKGEEVSVLLTELGDFAVNLRLYVWVRDRSVCFTTGCDLKEAIKKRFDAEGIEIPFPYRTIVYKKDIEQSHKGDFERSREEPAA